From a single Chloroflexota bacterium genomic region:
- the ppc gene encoding phosphoenolpyruvate carboxylase, with product MDLSSLIRFLGETLGAVITEQESPAIFETEERIRALAKARRADDAVAATQLAAAVAALTPDSARAVASAFTLYFDLANLAEEAARVHALRARERELDPAPIGESIADAIGALVRAGVTQDQMADLLRRLKIELVLTAHPTEAKRRTILSKIDRLSQAVRSLYETDPLPRERADINNAIADEITGLWLTRRARTERPSVTDEIRTGLYFVDRIFWDALPRMDADLERALAQHYPGLDAPATWLTIGSWMGGDRDGNPNVTTPVTAETLRLRRGLAIEKHRAALQDLARRITVDAQRVAMPPALAAWLTARRPFPQHAAFVETRYANEPYRLILSLLALDLEEASRGDMAARLLDDQPHAARLHLNDLTQPLDLIMRALPPRLARDQIKTVRRQLDIFGLHAMRLDLREESTRLNATVGEILRALKIAPTFEQDDDATRAEILTRLLREQPERPATLAKNPGVTADTSETWSLLRLIARAQQIYGRELFGAFIISMTHDVADVLAVLLLAQWAGCAHSLPIAPLFETLADLQAAPNILADLFARDVYRAHLATCGNEQMVMIGYSDSNKDGGFLAANWALYEAQENIAHTCRAHGVELMLFHGRGGTVARGGGPANRAIRAQPNGTVNGRFRLTEQGETIASRYADPDLAHRHLEQIASAVILASMPQTSAHTVRPAWRDALAQMARGAQTTYRALVYDTPGFPEYWRAATPLEEIADLSIGSRPASRRGPATTLQQIRAIPWVFSWMQARFNLPSWYGLGSALATQPLALLQEMHGEWNFLRALLDNAEMSLLKADMDIAALYSALVPDRKLADDIFARICAEYARTREMVLAITGHRELMDADAVIQTSVHLRNPYVDPLNYIQIEMLRRLRALPDRTNGEAQTLRQVIQITINGIAAGLRNTG from the coding sequence ATGGACCTTTCATCGTTGATTCGCTTTTTGGGCGAGACGCTCGGCGCGGTCATCACCGAGCAAGAATCCCCCGCGATCTTTGAAACCGAAGAGCGCATCCGCGCGCTCGCCAAAGCGCGCCGCGCCGACGACGCGGTCGCCGCGACGCAACTCGCCGCCGCGGTTGCCGCGCTGACGCCGGATTCCGCGCGCGCGGTCGCGTCCGCATTCACGCTGTACTTTGATCTCGCGAATCTCGCCGAAGAAGCCGCGCGCGTGCACGCCCTCCGCGCGCGCGAACGCGAACTCGATCCCGCGCCGATCGGCGAATCCATCGCGGACGCGATTGGCGCGCTCGTACGCGCGGGTGTGACCCAGGATCAGATGGCGGATTTGTTGCGCCGTTTGAAAATCGAACTCGTCTTGACCGCGCATCCGACCGAAGCGAAACGCCGCACGATCCTTTCTAAAATTGATCGCCTGTCGCAAGCGGTACGGTCGTTGTACGAAACCGATCCACTGCCGCGCGAACGCGCCGACATCAACAACGCGATTGCCGACGAGATTACCGGGCTGTGGCTCACGCGCCGCGCGCGCACCGAACGCCCCAGCGTGACCGATGAAATTCGCACCGGCTTGTATTTTGTGGACCGCATATTCTGGGACGCACTGCCGCGCATGGATGCCGATCTCGAACGCGCACTCGCGCAACACTATCCTGGGTTGGACGCGCCGGCAACCTGGCTCACGATCGGTTCGTGGATGGGCGGCGACCGCGATGGCAATCCGAACGTCACGACGCCGGTCACCGCCGAAACGTTGCGTCTGCGTCGCGGTCTCGCGATCGAAAAACATCGCGCGGCATTGCAAGACCTGGCGCGGCGCATCACCGTGGACGCGCAACGCGTCGCGATGCCACCTGCACTCGCCGCATGGCTCACCGCGCGCCGACCCTTTCCGCAACACGCCGCGTTCGTCGAGACGCGTTACGCGAACGAACCGTACCGTTTGATCTTGTCACTCCTCGCGTTGGATTTGGAAGAGGCGTCGCGCGGCGATATGGCAGCGCGTTTGCTAGACGATCAACCGCACGCGGCGCGGCTTCACCTGAACGATTTGACGCAACCGCTCGATCTCATCATGCGCGCGTTGCCGCCGCGCCTCGCGCGCGATCAAATCAAAACGGTGCGCCGCCAACTCGACATCTTTGGCTTGCATGCGATGCGGCTCGACTTGCGCGAAGAATCCACGCGGCTCAACGCGACGGTCGGCGAAATTTTGCGCGCGTTGAAAATCGCGCCGACGTTCGAGCAGGACGACGACGCGACGCGCGCGGAAATTCTCACGCGGCTTTTGCGCGAACAACCCGAACGCCCGGCAACGCTCGCGAAAAATCCTGGCGTCACCGCCGATACGTCCGAGACCTGGTCGCTCTTGCGTTTGATCGCGCGCGCGCAACAAATTTACGGACGCGAATTGTTCGGCGCGTTCATCATCTCGATGACGCACGACGTCGCGGATGTGCTCGCCGTGTTGTTGCTCGCGCAGTGGGCAGGGTGCGCGCACAGTTTGCCCATCGCGCCGCTCTTTGAAACGCTCGCCGATCTGCAAGCCGCGCCCAACATTCTCGCCGATCTGTTCGCGCGCGACGTGTATCGCGCGCATCTCGCAACATGCGGCAACGAACAGATGGTGATGATCGGATATTCCGACAGCAACAAGGACGGCGGATTTCTCGCGGCGAACTGGGCATTGTACGAGGCGCAAGAAAATATCGCGCACACGTGTCGCGCGCACGGCGTCGAGTTGATGTTGTTTCACGGGCGCGGCGGAACGGTCGCGCGCGGCGGCGGTCCGGCGAATCGCGCGATTCGCGCGCAACCAAACGGCACGGTGAATGGTCGCTTTCGTTTGACCGAGCAAGGCGAAACGATTGCGTCGCGGTATGCCGATCCCGATCTCGCGCATCGGCACCTGGAACAAATCGCGAGCGCGGTGATTTTGGCGAGTATGCCGCAAACGTCCGCGCACACGGTGCGCCCGGCGTGGCGCGACGCGCTGGCGCAGATGGCACGCGGCGCGCAAACGACGTACCGCGCGTTGGTGTACGACACACCGGGTTTTCCCGAGTACTGGCGCGCGGCGACGCCGCTCGAAGAAATCGCGGATTTGTCCATCGGTTCGCGTCCCGCATCGCGGCGCGGTCCGGCGACGACGCTGCAACAGATTCGCGCGATCCCCTGGGTCTTTTCGTGGATGCAAGCGCGTTTCAATTTGCCGAGTTGGTACGGGCTGGGTTCCGCGCTCGCGACGCAACCGCTCGCGTTGTTGCAAGAGATGCACGGCGAGTGGAATTTTCTGCGTGCCCTGCTCGACAATGCCGAGATGTCGTTGCTCAAGGCAGACATGGACATCGCCGCGCTCTATTCGGCGCTCGTGCCGGATCGAAAATTAGCTGACGATATATTCGCGCGCATCTGCGCCGAGTACGCGCGCACGCGCGAGATGGTGCTTGCAATCACCGGGCATCGCGAGTTGATGGATGCGGACGCGGTGATTCAAACGTCGGTGCATTTGCGAAATCCGTACGTGGACCCGTTGAACTATATTCAAATCGAAATGTTGCGCCGCTTGCGCGCATTGCCGGATCGCACGAATGGCGAAGCGCAAACGTTGCGGCAGGTGATTCAGATTACGATCAACGGGATTGCGGCGGGATTGAGGAATACGGGTTGA
- a CDS encoding DUF1116 domain-containing protein has product MTTTLKVINIGLQTFAESIRAQGVEVVDVDFRPSPYDAPRLSFTKTGIDIEAANAEAVRRIASGKAVLVGLGIARDVVPGMREKMILHAGPPIGWDRMCGPVRGAVIGACLYEGWAQSPDEASQLAASGALTFEPCHHHHAVGPMAGVVSPSMPVWIIENAAREANSRAFCTLNEGLGKVLRFGAFAPEVIAKLKWMETVLYPALDQAVRSIDGGIDIKNLIAQALYMGDECHNRNKAGTSLFLRTIAPALARTCDDRETIARIIAFIDSNDHFFLNLSMPAAKALTEPAEAIPGSTIVTTMARNGTDFGIRIAGMPGKWFTAPAGQVKGLYFPGFSEADANPDMGDSTITETAGFGGMAMAGAPAIVKFVGGVPQDAIDATLEMYDICASEHDTFLIPALNFRGAPLGIDVRRVVETGIAPRLNTGIAHKEPGIGQVGAGLLRAPMDCFVQAFEIVRNW; this is encoded by the coding sequence ATGACAACCACATTGAAAGTAATCAACATCGGTTTACAAACTTTTGCCGAGAGCATTCGCGCGCAAGGCGTCGAGGTCGTGGACGTGGATTTTCGTCCGTCGCCGTACGACGCGCCGCGACTCTCCTTCACAAAAACCGGGATTGACATCGAAGCCGCGAACGCGGAAGCGGTGCGCCGCATCGCGTCCGGCAAAGCGGTGCTCGTCGGACTCGGCATCGCGCGCGACGTCGTCCCAGGCATGCGCGAGAAAATGATTCTGCATGCGGGTCCACCGATTGGCTGGGATCGCATGTGCGGTCCGGTGCGCGGCGCGGTCATCGGCGCGTGTTTGTACGAGGGCTGGGCGCAATCGCCGGACGAGGCATCCCAGCTTGCGGCGAGCGGTGCGCTCACCTTCGAGCCGTGTCATCATCATCACGCGGTCGGACCGATGGCGGGCGTCGTGTCGCCTTCGATGCCAGTGTGGATCATCGAGAACGCCGCGCGCGAAGCGAATAGTCGCGCGTTCTGCACGCTCAACGAAGGACTGGGCAAGGTCTTGCGCTTTGGCGCGTTCGCACCCGAAGTCATCGCGAAATTAAAATGGATGGAAACCGTTTTGTATCCCGCGCTCGATCAAGCCGTGCGTTCGATTGACGGTGGCATTGACATCAAGAACTTGATCGCGCAGGCGTTGTACATGGGCGACGAATGCCACAATCGCAACAAAGCCGGCACGTCCTTGTTCTTGCGCACGATTGCGCCCGCGCTCGCCCGCACGTGCGATGATCGCGAAACCATCGCGCGTATCATCGCGTTCATTGATTCGAACGATCACTTTTTCCTCAATCTATCGATGCCTGCTGCAAAAGCGTTGACCGAACCCGCCGAAGCAATCCCAGGTTCAACAATCGTTACGACGATGGCGCGCAACGGAACTGATTTTGGCATTCGCATCGCGGGCATGCCGGGAAAGTGGTTCACCGCACCGGCGGGGCAAGTCAAGGGGTTGTACTTTCCGGGATTCTCGGAAGCCGACGCGAACCCGGACATGGGCGACAGCACGATCACGGAAACGGCTGGCTTTGGCGGCATGGCGATGGCGGGCGCGCCGGCGATTGTGAAATTCGTCGGCGGCGTGCCGCAAGACGCAATTGACGCGACGCTCGAAATGTACGATATTTGCGCGAGCGAGCACGACACGTTCCTGATCCCCGCGCTCAACTTTCGCGGCGCGCCGCTCGGCATTGACGTGCGCCGTGTCGTCGAGACCGGCATCGCGCCGCGCCTCAACACCGGCATCGCGCACAAAGAACCTGGGATCGGGCAAGTCGGCGCAGGTTTGTTGCGCGCGCCGATGGATTGTTTCGTGCAAGCGTTTGAGATAGTGCGTAATTGGTAA
- a CDS encoding SagB/ThcOx family dehydrogenase, with product MDDITNGRHFLKSDRWVEFRGAKTDQKSGVPFPPLEKPYSANAKLIDLLAPDQFTLGKITLIDAINQRKSRRKFSDEFLTLDELAFLLWTTQGVKEIVKDGFATKRTVPSGGARHSFETYLCVERVTGLAPGMYRYLPIEHKLILLRDDPGLYQKANEATNEQNYNGAVIFIWTTIPYRTEWRYSFVASKLIAIDAGHVCQNLYLACEAIGCGTCAIGAYHQEKMDAFLGVDGKDEFTIYCAPVGKVQ from the coding sequence GTGGACGACATTACGAACGGACGACATTTTCTAAAATCAGACCGGTGGGTCGAATTTCGTGGAGCCAAGACGGATCAGAAAAGCGGTGTGCCATTTCCGCCGTTGGAAAAACCGTACTCCGCGAACGCGAAACTGATTGACCTGCTCGCGCCCGATCAGTTCACGCTCGGCAAGATTACACTGATTGACGCGATCAATCAACGCAAGAGTCGTCGCAAATTCAGCGATGAATTCCTCACGCTTGACGAACTCGCGTTTTTGTTGTGGACAACCCAGGGCGTCAAAGAAATTGTCAAGGACGGCTTTGCGACGAAACGCACCGTGCCATCCGGCGGCGCGCGGCATTCGTTCGAAACGTACTTGTGCGTCGAGCGCGTCACCGGACTCGCGCCGGGAATGTATCGTTATCTGCCTATCGAACACAAGTTGATTCTTTTGCGTGACGATCCTGGGTTGTACCAAAAAGCGAACGAAGCGACGAACGAGCAGAATTACAACGGTGCGGTGATTTTCATCTGGACGACGATTCCGTACCGCACCGAGTGGCGTTATAGTTTTGTCGCGTCCAAGCTCATCGCGATTGACGCGGGGCACGTGTGCCAAAATTTGTATCTCGCGTGCGAGGCGATTGGTTGTGGGACGTGCGCCATCGGTGCGTACCATCAAGAAAAGATGGACGCGTTTCTCGGTGTGGATGGCAAGGACGAGTTCACGATCTATTGCGCGCCAGTTGGCAAAGTGCAATAG
- the fdrA gene encoding acyl-CoA synthetase FdrA, translating to MVIQTLVKPGEYRDSVALMLLAREVGALPGVNDVSVVMGTPANKAVLQHAGLLTKDADAASPNDLLIAVQAQDDAAARAALAQAQALLAQKAASSSAQGAARPRTIRGAIRATPGANVAVVAVAGQYAAAQAWDALRAGLDVLLFSDHVSLEDEITLKEYAREHGLLLMGPGAGTALLDGVGLGFANAVPRGDIGIVAAAGTGLQEVSTLIAKAGLGITQGIGVGGRDVSEQVGGIMLLEGLKRLQADPDTRVIVVVSKLPSRVVAEKIVTQVAQSSKPTVLALMTTFDFRLSISEFEIRKSEVAFDLREAATIAIALSRGESVDATRKKLAAEDRALALKARALRRKLNARQKFARGLYSGGTLCEETMRIWQATLGGIWSNAPLDPRFQLPDSNASKAHSVIDLGEEEFTIGRPHPMIDNTLRVKRILQEARDPRVAIIALDVVIGYGAHPDPASELGAAIREAKHIAAKKKRELIFVASVTGTENDPQNLSRQTDALKKAGAIVLKSNAAVAKLVSWVVG from the coding sequence TTGGTCATTCAAACTCTGGTCAAGCCCGGCGAATATCGCGATTCGGTCGCGTTGATGTTGCTCGCGCGCGAGGTGGGCGCGCTGCCCGGCGTAAATGATGTCTCGGTCGTGATGGGCACGCCGGCAAACAAAGCCGTTCTGCAACATGCCGGTCTGCTGACGAAGGATGCCGACGCGGCATCGCCGAACGATTTGCTGATCGCGGTGCAAGCGCAAGACGATGCGGCGGCGCGCGCCGCGCTCGCTCAGGCGCAAGCACTGCTCGCGCAAAAAGCCGCGTCGTCGTCAGCGCAAGGCGCAGCGCGACCCAGGACGATACGCGGCGCGATTCGCGCGACACCCGGCGCGAACGTCGCGGTTGTTGCCGTCGCGGGACAGTACGCGGCGGCGCAGGCATGGGACGCGTTGCGCGCCGGTTTGGACGTGTTGCTCTTCAGCGATCACGTTTCACTCGAAGATGAAATCACGCTCAAAGAGTACGCGCGCGAACATGGCTTGTTGTTGATGGGACCAGGCGCGGGCACCGCGCTGCTCGACGGCGTCGGGCTGGGTTTTGCGAACGCCGTACCGCGCGGCGATATTGGGATCGTCGCGGCGGCGGGCACGGGACTGCAAGAAGTGAGCACGCTCATCGCCAAAGCCGGGCTGGGCATCACGCAAGGCATCGGCGTCGGCGGACGCGATGTGAGCGAACAAGTCGGCGGCATCATGTTGCTCGAAGGACTGAAGCGACTCCAAGCCGACCCAGACACGCGCGTGATTGTGGTCGTCTCGAAATTGCCTTCGCGAGTAGTCGCGGAAAAAATCGTGACCCAGGTCGCACAATCGTCCAAGCCGACAGTGCTGGCGCTGATGACGACTTTCGACTTTCGACTTTCGATTTCTGAATTCGAAATTCGAAAGTCGGAAGTCGCATTTGATTTACGCGAAGCGGCAACGATAGCAATTGCGTTATCGCGCGGCGAGAGCGTGGACGCAACACGCAAGAAACTCGCGGCAGAAGATCGCGCGCTCGCACTCAAGGCGCGCGCGTTGCGGCGCAAGTTGAACGCGCGGCAAAAATTCGCGCGCGGGTTGTACTCCGGCGGGACACTGTGCGAGGAAACGATGCGAATTTGGCAAGCGACGCTCGGCGGCATTTGGTCGAACGCGCCGCTCGATCCCAGGTTTCAATTGCCCGACTCGAACGCGAGCAAAGCGCACAGCGTCATTGATCTCGGCGAAGAAGAATTCACGATCGGTCGCCCGCACCCGATGATTGACAACACGCTTCGTGTTAAACGCATTTTGCAAGAAGCACGCGATCCGCGCGTTGCCATTATCGCGCTCGATGTCGTCATCGGCTATGGCGCGCATCCCGACCCAGCCTCCGAACTAGGCGCGGCGATCCGCGAGGCGAAGCACATCGCAGCGAAGAAAAAACGCGAATTGATTTTTGTCGCGTCCGTCACGGGCACAGAAAACGATCCGCAGAATTTATCGCGGCAAACGGACGCGTTGAAAAAAGCCGGGGCGATTGTGTTGAAGAGCAATGCGGCGGTTGCCAAGTTGGTTAGTTGGGTGGTTGGGTAG
- a CDS encoding helix-turn-helix domain containing protein, which yields MDKLHTEQAVRREAIRRHLAGESRRDICADLGQSRRWFDKWRAEFEQDPRIDFADRSRAPHHSPHQIPDAVVCAVVSVRKTFEAAATLETKYGLIGPRVIQARLETLGIPPPSLATIQRILQTHGLTHPIGNGSDSAYYPWPIAWEVNAIHATDIITRHIRGGEKIENLHTIDHYSHAVSLSQHLTKSSPIICEHLVATWSKLGLPQIEQLDNEGAFCGGHTHPHILGRVVRLCLFCGIEPFFTPYYEAERNYQIETFHSLWTGGFWDKQEFRNCKHVQAEAPIFERWYHTIYEPPILDGRTPAEMRRGAHVVRLTLALACLIPEGRLPITAGRLHFMRKVEPAGQIELLNETWDVGKKWMGEYVRTTINTAKQTLTIWHQADTDADWRLLKTRQFRLKESVCTLLPAFRRNRARCREYFPG from the coding sequence ATGGACAAATTGCACACCGAACAAGCCGTGCGACGCGAAGCCATCCGGCGTCACTTGGCAGGCGAATCCCGTCGTGATATTTGTGCCGATCTCGGTCAAAGTCGCCGTTGGTTCGACAAATGGCGAGCGGAATTTGAACAGGATCCTCGGATCGATTTTGCGGATCGCTCGCGTGCGCCGCACCATTCACCACACCAAATTCCCGACGCAGTTGTGTGCGCCGTTGTTTCCGTGCGAAAAACATTCGAAGCCGCCGCAACCTTGGAAACAAAATACGGATTGATCGGACCGCGCGTGATTCAGGCGCGTCTCGAGACCTTGGGCATTCCGCCGCCCAGTCTCGCCACGATTCAACGCATCTTGCAAACACATGGACTGACGCATCCTATCGGGAACGGTAGCGACTCGGCGTATTATCCGTGGCCCATCGCCTGGGAGGTCAACGCGATTCATGCGACCGACATCATCACGCGGCATATTCGCGGCGGCGAAAAAATCGAGAACTTGCACACGATTGACCACTACAGTCATGCGGTCTCTCTGTCCCAGCATCTCACCAAATCGAGTCCGATCATCTGCGAGCATCTCGTAGCAACGTGGAGCAAGTTAGGGCTTCCGCAGATAGAGCAATTGGATAATGAAGGCGCCTTCTGCGGTGGGCATACGCATCCGCATATCCTGGGTCGGGTCGTCCGGTTATGTTTGTTTTGCGGCATCGAGCCATTCTTCACGCCGTATTACGAAGCCGAGCGCAACTACCAAATTGAGACCTTTCACAGTTTATGGACGGGCGGGTTCTGGGACAAACAAGAGTTCCGCAATTGTAAACATGTTCAAGCCGAAGCGCCGATCTTTGAACGCTGGTATCACACGATCTATGAACCACCCATCTTGGATGGGCGGACTCCCGCCGAGATGCGACGCGGCGCGCACGTGGTACGATTGACGCTCGCCCTCGCGTGCCTGATTCCTGAGGGCCGCTTGCCGATTACCGCAGGGCGGTTGCATTTCATGCGCAAAGTGGAACCTGCTGGACAGATTGAGTTGTTAAACGAAACCTGGGACGTGGGTAAAAAATGGATGGGCGAATACGTACGCACCACGATCAACACGGCCAAGCAAACCCTGACGATTTGGCATCAAGCAGATACCGATGCGGATTGGCGGTTGCTCAAGACCCGCCAGTTCCGTTTGAAGGAATCCGTGTGTACCCTGCTACCAGCCTTTCGTCGAAATCGCGCACGATGTCGTGAGTACTTCCCCGGTTAG